The Nostoc cf. commune SO-36 genomic sequence TGGATTCCTGAATTGGTTAACTTAGCAGGAGGACAGTCTCTATTTTGCAGTACAGGTCAGCCTTCTCCAATCTTGCCGTGGGAAACACTATTAACAACTGATCCTGATGTAATTGTTTTTATGCCTTGTGGCTTTGATTTAAATCGTACTCGCCAAGAAGCCAATTTGTTAACTCAACGTCCAGAGTGGCAAAAACTGCACGCTACGGAAACTGGTAGGGTCTACATCACTGATGGCAATTCCTACTTCAATCGTCCAGGGCCTCGACTGGTAGATTCTCTAGAAATTTTGGCCGAAATTCTGCATCCAGAAATTTTTCAATACGGCTACAAAGGAACTGGTTGGGAAACTATGTAAAGAAGAATTCAGAACTCAGGGGTCAGAATTCAGTATGAATTCGAGTCTGACTGAATGATATTAGTTTAAAACCTTGGCGGATTCCAATCGCCCATGAAGAATAATTGTGATTCCTGGATTCTGAATTCTGAATTCTTCTTTAAGGTGTTTGTTCAGAATCTGCCGATGGTTCATTGTTAAATAATAGAAGGCGTGCAGCAAGTATGGCAAATCCCACAGCAGCGATCGCTTTTAACACGCGCGTAGGTAATAATTCAGCTACTGCACCCCCTGCCAATGATCCCAACAGGCTTGTCAACAGCAATGCACCTGCTGCACCAAAAAATACTGCACGCGGAGAATTACAACGCCCTGAAAGTGCGATCGCCGCTAGCTGACTTTTGTCACCCAATTCTGATAAAAAAACTGTAATAAAACTCAGTCCTAAAAGATGCCAATCCATATTATTAAGGGGGGTGGGGAGTAGAGAAGCAGGGGAAGCAGGGGGAAAATGACAAATGACTAATGACCAGTAAATACATCCCAAACAGCATTAGGGAAATCACCAACAACATCATACCTGCTGATTTTTCTACAGTTTTGGGCTGAGTCGTTGGCTATCCAACTACCTAAAAGTACGCCTAATAAGCTGTGGTTATCAGTGCCGCCGCCGATCCGATAAACACTACCCAGGGCGAATGAGATTCTGCACTCGATTAATAGGGTAGATAATTGAAGTTTTATCTCCAATTTCTGCCAGAAAAATAGTTACAAAAGTCGTACCAAAAATTACTAACGCTGATTGCTGCTTTTGAGGACTATCGGCAGCTACAGGCTGAACTGATGGAGCGATCGCAGGAGTTAAGTTAAAATCATTGCTGTCTTTGGGTTCTAGCTCGATCTTAGTCTGAGATATGCCAGAAATGCCCAAAGGTGCAGAGTCAAGTTTCACAAGCAATAGTTTTGGTTCCTAGGGTGTTTTCATATTTCTATCATATTCTCAGATTGTTGTAATAAATTGCAACCCAGAGACTAAAACGAACAATGGCAGTGTCACAGCCCTACAGCTTTATTGAAGCGTAGTATTTCCAGACTGCGATCGCCATATACTCCCTCTATTTGCTGGCGACAGCAGTCGATAGCAAAATCATTAACTTCTTCTGGTTCAACTCCATACATATCTTGAAACACTTCTGATTCCACACGGCAGAAGCGAGGACGATCTGAGTAGATGCGGCATTCTCGTGTGGTATGGTCGAAGTTAACGCACCATCCGCCTTCGCCTACCATGCTGAGGTAAAGTTCTAGTTCTGGCGGTGAGAGATACTCATCCAAATCTGGACGTTCTGCTGGATCAAGATTACAGCAGGCTCCACATTGCTTTACACATTGCCAAGTTGACATTTTCGGTTGGTGATTGAAGAAGGGAATAGGTTACAGGTTACAGGTTACAGATTATTCCCTATCACCTGTTACCTGTCACCTCTACCCTAACCCCATTCCCAATCTCCTATTTTACGTTTTTATGTCTTTTCTTATAATTTTGTTAAGTAAATTAAATCCAACAGGCCATAGCCAGATATGATCGATTGCGGGTTTTGTAATTAAGTTATTGAATTTTTTAAGGAAATTGAGAGGAGAAAAGGAAAAATGTTTGACGCTGTGTCTGACTTGTTTAACGCTTTTACCAGCATCAATTGGGAAGTTATTTTCCAATTACTTTCCGTGGCGCTAATCGTCATTGCTGGGCCGGCGGTAATCTTTTTGCTGGCATTTCGTAACGGCAACTTATAAAATTTATGAGTGCTGATTAAGAGTTAAGAGTTAGGAGTGAGGAATTAAATTTTATTCTCAACTCATAACTTATAAATCAGCACTCACAGTTTTACAATCACAAGTGATAAGTTAATTAAGAACTTTTAACTGATAACGCCCGAAGCGCAGCTTGGATAATACTGTCGTACTGTGGCTGAGAAATATCAACTTCTTTAGCATTTTGACGATTAGTGCCCAGTAAACCAATCATATTTCCTGGCTGCATGGCTAAAACCTTGCCTTCAGTATTTTTAATTCTTAACTCTGCTTCAATGCCATTTTTATAGAAACCACAAGTATACTGTCTCTGATTGTACTCAAAGGTGGTAATTGACGGGGTAGGTGGCGAAACAAAAAATTGTTGGAAGTTGAATTGGCAATCTAACACCTATTAACTCTAGCTCAATGGTGGTGTTACCGTTAAAGTAATTTTCTCGCAATTTATAAGCGACATCCACTCGCGGTGGTAAGCGAAAATAGTCACCCCAACGCCAAGCGATCGCTTTGATTTTGTATTCCTGATTATCAACAGTTTGAGCGATTGTCAATTTAATATGACCCTTGCCAACGATTTTTTGCTCAACCACTTGAACATTAGGTGTCCAGAAAACTGGATCGGGGTTGTCCATACCGCAGGGGTGTAGAGTATTAAGCTGTTGATAAAGCTGCTGATTGATGTGATTGAGGTTGACTTCGGCATCAATTTTGAGTAGAGGCTTGAGATGCTGCGGTTCAAGACACTGGTTAGCAAACTCAATCAAACGCGATCGCACCATCTTTAAGTTCTCTGCTGGTAGAGAGAATCCCCCGGCTGCTTTGTGTCCGCCAAATTTCCCTAGTAAATCGTGACAATATTCCAAAGCTTCAAACACATGAAACTCTGGAATTGAGCGTGCTGAACCGCGTATATGTCCCTCATCCTCATAAGTACCGATGAACACAGGAACGCCATAGCGTTCTACCAAGCGGGAAGCGACAATCCCAATAACGCCATGATGCCAATTGGGTTGAACAACAATTAATACACGGTCTTGCTGTAGAGATGCAACAAATTCCGTCTCCACATAAGCGATCGCTTCTTGTTCAATTTGTTGACACATCTCCTGGCGAGAGGCGTTGACTTGTTCGCACTGCATTGCTCTTTCCAGCGCCACCCCCATATCATCTGTAGTCAGCAATTCAATCACAGTCTGGGGATTACCAATCCGACCAATAGCATTAATCCGTGGCCCCAAGCGAAAACCTATATCTTCAGGCTTGAGCGATTTTGGATTTTGGATTTTGGATTTTGGATTTTGGATTTTCTCCTCTACTCCCCCTACTCCCTCATCCCCCCTCGCCTGCACGCCACCTACCTGAATCAACGCCTGCACCCCAGCTAAGTTGGATTTGGGTAAATGTTGTAAACCGCGTTTCACCCAACGGCGATTCACGCCAGTTAAGGGGGCTAAATCTGCGATCGTTCCCAGTGTAAATAGTGCTAGCATCGGCTGAATCAAGCCCTTAGTCGCCCCTAGCTGTTGTGCTAGAGACACTGCCAAAATGTAGGCAACACCAACACCAGCAACACCTCGATAAGGTGAGGATTCAGCTATTAGTTTTAGGGTTGAGGATAGCGTTAGCTGGTGGTAATTTTTGGGTACATCGTGATGATCAGTGATAATAACGGCAAGACCAAGTTCTCTAGCTCTCGCAACTGGTTCAAACGCAGAGATGCCATTATCTACAGTCAGAATTAATCCCACACCCTCGCTATGGAATTCTTCAACGATGCGTTTATTAATACCGTAGCCTTCGTGCATCCGGCTGGGAATAGCATAATCTACTTGTGCGCCTAAAGTGCGGAGACTACGTAAAAGTAGAGCAGTGCTGGTCATTCCATCAGCATCGTAATCACCACAAATAGCAATTTTTGTTTGAGAAGCGATCGCATTTTGCAACAACTCCAAACTAATCGCCAAATCTGGAAAATCTTCTAACGGCGAAGGCAAAACTAAGGACTCTGGATTTAAAAATGCTTGTACCTGTTCTGGTGTTTCCATACCCCGATTAATTCAACAACTGGCTGACAATGGGTGAAATACTTGTCAAAATCGCCAACTTTTGGGCAAATTCTGGTTTTTGTGGATAAATCTGCCAGCGCTGATCGGGTAAACGCTTGCGAGGCTTGGATAGTTCAGATACAGGTCGGTCTAACACAGTATAAAGTTAGGAGTTTTCAGTTATGAGTGTTGTAATTGAAAATTGTTTCTTAACTCATAACTAATAACATTATTTGCTATTTAAAACACATTTATCTTACCATCATCCGTAATATATAACGAGCGATCGCCACCAATTAAGTCCTCGAAACCAAATTTGTTATTACCCAAGTTGCGAATATGCTCTACACCGTCGCTATTAATACCTAAATGTGATGTCAGGATACGACTTAAATCTTTATTAATGCTCGAAAGGGTACCGTCAGAAACTAAGAATGGTAGGTAGTATCCACCATCGATTAAATTAACAGAAATCTCTTGGGTCTGAAGATTAGCCGCTTGTATCTCTGTGTCTTGGACTAGGCGGTCTGTTGTTATTAGTTCCAGATAACGCTGCTTTTGTTTCGACGCTCAAACTAGATGTAGGGTCAAGTAACATACCAGTAAGTGGGTCTCGAATTGAGCCTTTAGCATCATCGACTCGGTATAAGTAAGCAGAGTTATTATTTGCAGCTTCTGTTTGAAGTGATAAGTTTAGTTTCACTTGCTTATCATTAAAAGCGGCTCCTGCATCAGAAGGAGCTTTTTGGCTTAAATTCTTGAAATTACTAAAGACTATAATAGGTGCGTCATTGACAGCGCTAACTTTAATGTTGACTATATCTTGTTTTGTTAACGATCCACCTGAGCCAGAGTTACCTAAGTCATTAGTATTAATGGTAAGGGTA encodes the following:
- the psb30 gene encoding photosystem II reaction center protein Ycf12/Psb30, whose product is MFDAVSDLFNAFTSINWEVIFQLLSVALIVIAGPAVIFLLAFRNGNL
- a CDS encoding YkgJ family cysteine cluster protein; this translates as MSTWQCVKQCGACCNLDPAERPDLDEYLSPPELELYLSMVGEGGWCVNFDHTTRECRIYSDRPRFCRVESEVFQDMYGVEPEEVNDFAIDCCRQQIEGVYGDRSLEILRFNKAVGL
- a CDS encoding TMEM165/GDT1 family protein, yielding MDWHLLGLSFITVFLSELGDKSQLAAIALSGRCNSPRAVFFGAAGALLLTSLLGSLAGGAVAELLPTRVLKAIAAVGFAILAARLLLFNNEPSADSEQTP